From a region of the Paenibacillus sp. FSL R10-2734 genome:
- a CDS encoding exodeoxyribonuclease III has product MKLVSWNVNGLRACVTKGFNEYFKEVEADIFCVQETKLQAGQITMEQGEEYEQYWNYAVKKGYSGTAVFTKIKPISVRYGMEEDEEAEGRIITLEFDHFYLVNVYTPNAKRDLTRLEYRMEWEDRFRNYLLELDKRKAVVVCGDLNVAHEDIDIKNAKANRGNSGFTDEERGKMSTLLESGFIDTFRYLHPELEGVYSWWSYMPKVRERNVGWRIDYFLASSRLAPNVLDAQIDCHIMGSDHCPVILKLADFTS; this is encoded by the coding sequence ATAAAGCTAGTATCTTGGAATGTGAATGGTCTTCGGGCATGTGTCACTAAAGGGTTTAATGAATATTTTAAAGAAGTTGAAGCAGATATTTTTTGCGTTCAAGAGACAAAGCTGCAAGCAGGGCAAATTACAATGGAGCAAGGCGAAGAATACGAGCAATATTGGAATTACGCAGTGAAGAAGGGCTATTCAGGCACGGCAGTGTTCACCAAAATCAAACCGATCTCTGTGAGATATGGAATGGAAGAAGATGAAGAAGCAGAAGGTCGGATCATCACATTAGAGTTCGATCATTTTTATCTGGTCAATGTCTATACGCCTAATGCCAAACGGGATCTGACACGCTTGGAATATAGAATGGAATGGGAAGACCGTTTCCGCAATTATCTCTTAGAGCTGGACAAGCGTAAAGCAGTTGTTGTTTGCGGTGACCTAAACGTAGCTCATGAGGATATTGATATCAAGAATGCAAAGGCTAACCGTGGTAACTCTGGTTTTACCGATGAAGAGAGAGGGAAAATGAGTACCCTTCTAGAGTCTGGCTTCATAGATACGTTTAGATATCTTCACCCGGAGCTTGAGGGAGTCTATTCTTGGTGGTCTTACATGCCGAAAGTGAGAGAGCGGAATGTAGGCTGGCGGATTGATTATTTCTTAGCTTCTTCTAGACTGGCCCCCAATGTACTTGACGCTCAAATTGATTGTCATATCATGGGGAGTGATCATTGCCCAGTGATCCTCAAACTTGCTGATTTCACTAGCTAA
- a CDS encoding MFS transporter — protein MNAPTLLRGFNFLYFALLAMFIPFLPVYLGEQGLNPAQIGFIIGTGGFVTIIAQPLWGMISDKTRTIRKVLLVLLLCSAVTGYFLFDSSSYVGLILFAMLLYFFLMPIDPLAESLNFRVSEAAGISYGSIRTYGALGYGVMALLTGYVLSYFGSHGMAMLFVTISLTSFIVSWFMPDAPVTGKPVTLDSLKHFLSNKETLLFLVLIFISSVPARMNDTFLGVYIRELGGSPGLVGQSFFIAAMSEIIVFALSFWWLRKGKELIIISISGAFYFLRFFISAWITDPHMLAYLQILQILTFPVFYSAAIQYLYRIVPEEWRATGQTVLALLFFGVSGILASYAGGALYEAFGGKALYLTISVMSFIGMLFGLILYRIYGKKNSNKNNVATH, from the coding sequence ATGAATGCACCAACACTATTACGAGGATTTAACTTTTTGTATTTTGCACTGCTAGCCATGTTTATTCCTTTTCTGCCAGTCTATCTAGGGGAGCAGGGTCTTAACCCGGCGCAAATTGGATTCATTATTGGTACTGGAGGTTTTGTTACCATTATAGCTCAACCCTTATGGGGGATGATCAGCGACAAAACAAGAACGATCCGCAAAGTACTTTTAGTTCTACTGTTATGCTCTGCGGTTACAGGATACTTTTTATTCGATTCCAGCAGCTATGTGGGACTTATTCTTTTTGCTATGCTGCTCTATTTCTTCCTGATGCCTATCGATCCATTAGCTGAAAGCTTGAATTTCAGGGTCTCTGAGGCAGCTGGAATCAGCTACGGGTCGATCCGTACATACGGTGCGCTGGGGTACGGTGTAATGGCCTTGCTCACAGGTTATGTGCTGAGTTATTTCGGCTCTCATGGGATGGCCATGTTGTTCGTCACGATTAGCCTTACAAGCTTTATAGTAAGCTGGTTCATGCCAGATGCTCCAGTTACCGGTAAACCGGTTACACTTGATAGCTTAAAGCACTTTCTTAGCAACAAAGAAACACTGCTATTTCTAGTGCTCATATTTATTAGCTCCGTTCCTGCACGGATGAACGATACGTTCCTAGGAGTTTATATCCGCGAGCTAGGTGGAAGTCCTGGATTGGTAGGCCAATCCTTTTTCATCGCCGCAATGAGTGAAATTATAGTTTTTGCATTAAGCTTTTGGTGGCTACGGAAAGGTAAAGAGCTTATCATCATTTCGATTTCAGGAGCCTTTTATTTCCTTCGTTTCTTTATTTCAGCTTGGATTACTGATCCACACATGTTAGCCTATTTGCAAATTCTACAAATCCTGACCTTCCCAGTATTCTACTCTGCGGCTATTCAGTATCTGTATAGAATTGTGCCAGAGGAATGGCGTGCTACAGGTCAAACTGTACTTGCACTTCTATTCTTCGGAGTATCAGGTATCCTAGCATCATATGCTGGTGGAGCATTATATGAAGCCTTTGGTGGCAAGGCTCTTTACTTAACGATTTCTGTGATGTCATTTATCGGCATGCTGTTCGGTTTGATTTTGTACCGAATCTATGGAAAGAAAAACTCCAATAAAAACAATGTAGCTACTCATTAA
- a CDS encoding helix-turn-helix transcriptional regulator: MANQTRLQALSDFLKARRAAISPSSVGLPEGTRRRTPGLRREEVAQLAGVSSTWYTWLEQGRDIKVSSSVLDCIATALKLTTDERKYLFALALETGTGTVRFQQDEFSVISPSLQKILQELKNCPTIISDRRCGIVGWNEAAAHVFLDFSELPIEERNLIRLLFVRKEFRRLAVNWEQFVSGYLSIFRAYYGQYVEDRWYDEFIEELKGLHPAFNELWEQSRVSSAPDVLLEFRHAKAGKMLFHLTSLQVHGSTDLRCSIYTPVVDSNTEVKLKQLMEQPKERLK; this comes from the coding sequence ATGGCTAATCAGACGAGACTGCAGGCATTATCAGATTTCTTAAAAGCACGCCGAGCAGCGATCTCACCCAGCTCTGTTGGACTGCCAGAAGGCACACGCAGGAGAACGCCTGGACTTCGAAGAGAAGAAGTTGCACAGCTAGCGGGGGTAAGCAGCACCTGGTATACGTGGCTAGAACAGGGTAGGGATATTAAAGTCTCGTCATCGGTTTTGGACTGTATTGCGACGGCACTCAAGCTGACTACAGATGAGCGGAAGTATCTTTTTGCGCTAGCACTAGAGACAGGTACGGGAACTGTTCGATTTCAGCAAGATGAATTTTCTGTAATCAGTCCTTCTCTACAGAAAATATTACAAGAGCTCAAGAATTGCCCTACAATTATTTCAGATCGACGCTGTGGAATTGTAGGTTGGAATGAGGCTGCAGCGCATGTGTTTCTCGATTTCTCGGAGCTACCCATCGAGGAGAGAAACTTGATTCGCTTGTTATTTGTTCGTAAGGAGTTTCGACGCTTAGCCGTAAATTGGGAACAATTCGTTAGTGGTTATCTGTCCATCTTCAGAGCTTATTATGGACAGTATGTAGAGGATCGTTGGTACGATGAATTTATAGAGGAATTAAAGGGACTACATCCAGCATTTAATGAATTGTGGGAACAAAGCCGGGTAAGCTCTGCTCCAGATGTGCTTCTAGAATTTAGACATGCTAAAGCAGGGAAGATGTTATTTCATTTAACCTCGTTACAGGTTCATGGCAGCACAGATTTACGCTGTAGTATTTATACTCCTGTCGTAGATTCTAATACTGAAGTCAAGCTGAAGCAGCTTATGGAGCAGCCTAAAGAAAGACTTAAGTAG
- the fabF gene encoding beta-ketoacyl-ACP synthase II: MERVVITGMGLISPLGNSVEQFWDRLVSGESGISPITSFDTSNFKAKIAGVVHDFDAEARFGRKEARRMDRFSQFALAATEEAWKQSGLQLDKIDKERLGVYVGSGVGGIQTLMEQGSVLDRRGPDRVSPTLIPMMISNMAAAMISIRLGAMGPTMAPVTACSIGNTAIGEAFRLIHYGGADIVIAGGSEAAITEISLASFGNATSLSTRNEEPSKASRPFDGGRDGFVIGEGGGIVILESLTHALRRNAEIHGEVIGYGASSDAYHMVATHPEGIGAYQAMKLALNEANLQPKDVNVISAHATSTVVGDRSETLAIKKLFGDQAHRIPITANKSMTGHALGAAGGLEAIALIKSIQEGIIPPTINQEIKDSICDLDYVPNIARKTDLTIGMSNSFGFGGHNAVIVIRKFED; encoded by the coding sequence ATGGAACGCGTAGTCATCACAGGTATGGGATTAATCTCCCCACTAGGGAATTCAGTAGAACAATTTTGGGATCGTCTAGTTTCTGGTGAATCAGGGATATCACCAATCACTTCATTTGATACATCAAACTTTAAGGCAAAGATCGCAGGAGTAGTGCATGACTTCGATGCGGAAGCCAGATTTGGCCGTAAAGAGGCACGCAGAATGGATAGATTTAGTCAGTTCGCCCTCGCGGCTACTGAAGAGGCTTGGAAACAATCTGGTTTACAGCTTGATAAGATCGACAAGGAACGACTCGGAGTTTATGTAGGTTCTGGTGTTGGTGGTATTCAGACATTGATGGAACAAGGGAGTGTTTTAGATCGACGTGGACCCGATAGGGTTAGTCCCACTTTAATCCCGATGATGATCTCCAATATGGCTGCGGCGATGATTAGCATTAGATTAGGAGCCATGGGACCTACAATGGCTCCAGTGACTGCATGTTCTATTGGGAATACGGCGATCGGAGAAGCTTTCAGGCTGATCCATTATGGAGGTGCCGATATTGTTATAGCGGGAGGCTCAGAAGCTGCCATTACTGAAATCTCTTTAGCTAGTTTCGGCAATGCCACTTCATTATCCACTCGAAATGAAGAGCCATCTAAGGCAAGTCGACCTTTTGACGGTGGGCGGGATGGATTTGTCATTGGAGAAGGAGGCGGCATTGTCATTCTAGAGTCACTCACTCATGCTCTGCGTAGAAATGCTGAGATTCACGGTGAAGTTATCGGTTATGGCGCCAGCTCTGATGCCTATCATATGGTCGCCACCCATCCGGAAGGGATCGGTGCTTATCAAGCGATGAAGCTGGCTCTGAATGAAGCTAATCTCCAGCCTAAGGATGTGAATGTAATCAGCGCTCATGCCACAAGTACAGTAGTAGGTGACCGCTCCGAAACTCTTGCAATTAAAAAGTTATTCGGCGATCAAGCACATCGGATTCCCATAACTGCCAATAAGTCTATGACCGGACATGCTTTAGGGGCGGCTGGCGGCCTAGAGGCTATAGCTCTGATTAAGAGTATACAAGAAGGAATCATTCCCCCTACTATTAATCAGGAGATCAAAGATTCCATCTGTGATCTGGATTATGTCCCGAACATTGCGCGAAAAACTGATCTTACTATAGGAATGTCTAACTCCTTTGGTTTCGGTGGGCATAATGCGGTCATTGTAATTCGGAAGTTTGAAGACTAA
- a CDS encoding IS110 family transposase, with protein MKNTIKYVGLDVSKEKIAVAIADEGREPARYYGAISHTPDAVARMIRKIKGTGITLEVCYEAGPTGYDLYRWLTKMGISCVVIAPSRMPQRPGDAIKTDRRDAEKLAQLHRAGELTAIHVPTPELEALRDLIRAREDARQDLHRVRQRLIHFLLRHQIHKPEGMKKRWTKRYREWLSMLKFNNVAQEKVFAESLQQLREVEERIKRLEAAMREEAQICPYAPVIQALQGLRGIALLTAMTLVVEIGNFERFRSPAQLMSYLGLVPREYSSGASTKRGSLTKTGNSGVRRALVESAWSYRHRPAVKGDLAVRLEGQSAHVHETSWKAQERLHSKYLKLVRRGKHRNLTMAAVGRELVGFIWSIAVDAERKMA; from the coding sequence ATGAAGAATACCATAAAATACGTAGGTTTGGATGTATCAAAAGAAAAAATTGCGGTGGCGATTGCAGATGAGGGTCGAGAACCCGCACGATATTATGGAGCCATATCTCATACCCCAGATGCTGTGGCTCGAATGATTCGGAAAATCAAAGGTACAGGGATTACACTGGAGGTCTGCTATGAAGCCGGGCCTACGGGGTACGACTTATATCGCTGGCTGACGAAAATGGGGATTTCCTGCGTGGTAATCGCACCTTCGCGTATGCCACAGCGTCCCGGCGATGCTATAAAAACCGATCGACGGGATGCTGAAAAACTGGCTCAACTGCACCGCGCAGGAGAATTGACTGCGATCCATGTGCCGACTCCTGAACTCGAAGCCTTAAGAGATCTCATTCGTGCACGAGAAGATGCTAGGCAGGACTTACATCGGGTTCGGCAACGGCTCATTCATTTTCTGTTGCGTCACCAGATTCACAAGCCAGAAGGCATGAAAAAACGTTGGACCAAAAGGTACCGGGAATGGCTGTCTATGTTGAAGTTTAATAATGTAGCTCAAGAAAAAGTTTTCGCGGAATCCCTGCAACAGCTCCGGGAAGTGGAGGAGCGAATCAAGCGACTTGAAGCCGCAATGCGAGAAGAAGCACAGATCTGTCCATACGCACCTGTCATTCAAGCGTTGCAAGGTCTGCGGGGAATTGCCCTGCTGACGGCTATGACTTTAGTTGTCGAGATTGGAAATTTTGAGCGTTTTCGTTCACCGGCTCAGCTCATGAGTTACCTGGGACTAGTGCCACGGGAGTATTCATCGGGAGCAAGTACCAAAAGAGGAAGTCTTACAAAAACCGGAAATTCCGGTGTGCGACGTGCACTGGTGGAGTCCGCATGGAGTTACCGTCACCGTCCTGCAGTTAAAGGAGATTTAGCAGTGCGCTTAGAGGGTCAGAGTGCTCATGTCCATGAAACGTCGTGGAAAGCCCAAGAACGGTTACACAGCAAGTATTTAAAGTTAGTCAGACGTGGGAAACACCGAAATTTAACTATGGCTGCGGTAGGTCGTGAGTTAGTTGGATTCATCTGGTCAATAGCGGTAGATGCAGAACGGAAAATGGCGTAG